A section of the Mergibacter septicus genome encodes:
- the mukE gene encoding chromosome partition protein MukE produces MLEKNPLTDTDVMPSKLIQAIANPLFPQVDSLLRSGRHISIDSLDAHAFLMDFQSDLELFYRRYNVELILAPEGFFYLRPKATTLIARSALSELEMLVGKVLCYLYLSPERLAQQGIFSVQEVYDELLNLADENKLLKVVNQRSSGSDLDKQKLAEKVRAAIGRLRRLGMVHHIGEQHSGKFTITEAVFRFGADVRLGDDPREAQLRLIRDGEATNPEALSLEKQAKNQDQAEIENGEDEQTTNFSGVAE; encoded by the coding sequence ATGTTAGAGAAAAATCCATTAACTGATACCGATGTAATGCCGAGTAAATTAATACAGGCGATTGCAAATCCTCTTTTTCCTCAAGTTGACAGTTTATTACGGTCAGGACGACATATAAGTATTGATAGTCTTGATGCTCACGCTTTCTTAATGGACTTTCAGTCTGATTTGGAACTTTTCTATCGGCGTTATAATGTTGAATTGATCCTTGCACCAGAAGGTTTCTTTTATTTACGCCCTAAAGCAACAACCTTAATTGCACGGTCAGCATTATCTGAATTAGAAATGCTAGTTGGCAAAGTATTATGTTACCTCTATCTCAGCCCCGAACGTTTAGCACAACAAGGGATTTTTAGTGTGCAAGAGGTGTATGATGAGTTATTGAATTTAGCAGATGAAAATAAATTATTGAAAGTGGTCAATCAACGCTCTAGTGGTTCGGATTTAGATAAACAAAAATTAGCAGAAAAAGTTCGAGCAGCAATAGGGCGTTTACGGCGGTTAGGAATGGTGCATCATATCGGTGAACAGCATAGTGGTAAGTTTACCATTACTGAGGCGGTATTTCGTTTTGGGGCTGATGTTCGTCTTGGTGATGATCCACGAGAGGCACAGTTACGCTTAATTCGTGATGGTGAGGCTACAAATCCAGAAGCATTGTCTTTAGAAAAACAAGCCAAAAATCAAGACCAAGCGGAAATTGAAAATGGTGAGGACGAACAAACAACGAATTTTAGTGGAGTAGCAGAATAA
- the mukF gene encoding chromosome partition protein MukF, translating to MKELNQTIPELVSWAKEREFSLNLTTERLTFLLAIAIYNNERSDGEMLESDLIDMFRHVSVVFGQAEETLISRANNAINELVKQNFLNRFSSEFTEGLAIYRLTPLGVGISDFYIRQREFSALRLSIQLSIVADGIQQAAEAAEVGGDEHYWRRKVFAPLKYSVAEIFDSIDLSQRIMDENQQTTKAAIAELLTKDWQAAISSCEQLLDQTSGNLRELQDTLNAAGDKLQAGLLRIQDCIIGEEKLYFVEQLIIDLQAKLDRIISWGQQAIDLWIGYDRHVHKFIRTAIDLDKNRVFSQRLRRSIADYFDLPWYLWSAQAERLIDLREEEVILHEESAIGELPAALEYESLQNVQDQIVEQMQTLLVGYRERSEPIDLSQLLSQQLERYPLSYHFNVARIIVDQAVRLGIASQDFSGINPQWQAINAQGAAVQAHPIDEYK from the coding sequence ATGAAGGAATTAAACCAGACGATCCCAGAATTAGTCAGTTGGGCAAAAGAACGAGAATTTTCGTTAAATTTAACCACCGAAAGGTTAACATTTTTATTGGCAATTGCCATTTATAATAACGAACGTTCAGATGGTGAAATGCTAGAAAGTGACTTAATTGATATGTTTCGCCACGTTTCAGTCGTATTTGGGCAGGCAGAAGAAACGCTAATTTCTCGGGCGAACAATGCAATTAATGAACTGGTAAAACAAAATTTTTTGAATCGTTTCAGTAGTGAATTTACAGAAGGTTTAGCTATCTATCGTTTAACCCCTTTAGGGGTTGGTATTTCGGACTTTTACATTCGTCAACGTGAGTTTTCCGCTTTACGCTTATCTATTCAATTATCTATCGTTGCTGATGGTATTCAACAAGCGGCAGAAGCGGCAGAAGTTGGTGGTGATGAACATTATTGGCGGCGTAAGGTTTTTGCACCACTGAAATATTCTGTGGCAGAGATTTTCGATAGTATCGACCTTTCACAAAGAATTATGGATGAAAATCAACAAACAACGAAAGCGGCAATCGCCGAGCTTTTAACGAAAGATTGGCAAGCTGCTATTTCAAGTTGTGAACAGTTGTTAGATCAAACTTCTGGCAATTTACGTGAGTTACAAGATACCTTAAATGCTGCTGGTGATAAGTTACAGGCGGGATTGTTACGTATTCAAGATTGCATAATTGGTGAAGAAAAGCTTTATTTTGTTGAACAGTTGATTATTGATTTACAGGCAAAACTAGATCGAATTATTAGTTGGGGACAACAAGCTATTGATCTATGGATTGGTTATGATCGGCATGTACATAAATTTATTCGTACAGCGATTGATTTAGATAAAAATCGTGTTTTTTCACAACGCTTACGCCGTTCTATTGCAGATTATTTTGATTTACCTTGGTATTTATGGAGTGCACAAGCCGAACGATTGATCGATCTACGAGAAGAAGAGGTTATTTTACACGAGGAAAGTGCAATTGGTGAATTACCAGCAGCATTAGAGTATGAATCCTTGCAAAATGTACAGGATCAAATTGTCGAACAGATGCAGACCTTATTAGTCGGATATCGTGAACGTTCTGAACCGATCGATTTAAGCCAACTGCTTAGCCAGCAATTAGAGCGTTATCCACTTTCATATCATTTTAATGTTGCACGGATTATTGTTGATCAAGCGGTACGTTTAGGAATTGCTAGCCAAGATTTTAGTGGCATTAATCCACAATGGCAGGCAATTAATGCTCAAGGAGCAGCCGTACAGGCACACCCAATTGATGAATATAAATAA
- a CDS encoding class I SAM-dependent methyltransferase encodes MKNIQQSYDEIPYKSYAHANSSIYKLEGIATFLGLAPVPVNQARILEIGCSSGGNLVTAAIENPNSTFVGIDLSNIQIHFGQQAIKQLELKNLSLYQMDVLELANKFRHNSTPPTRFFSKNLIILSPTVYIVGCQMKLKMRLFIFLLNYCQKKD; translated from the coding sequence ATGAAGAATATTCAGCAATCCTATGATGAAATTCCATACAAATCTTATGCTCATGCAAATAGTTCTATTTATAAACTAGAAGGTATTGCTACTTTTCTAGGATTAGCTCCCGTTCCTGTTAATCAAGCAAGAATATTAGAAATCGGCTGTAGCTCAGGTGGAAATTTAGTTACCGCAGCAATTGAAAATCCAAATTCGACCTTTGTTGGGATAGATTTATCGAATATACAGATTCATTTTGGTCAACAAGCAATTAAACAATTAGAGTTAAAAAATCTTTCATTATACCAAATGGATGTCCTTGAATTAGCTAATAAATTTAGACATAATTCTACCCCCCCCACGAGGTTTTTCAGCAAAAATTTGATTATATTATCACCCACGGTGTATATAGTTGGGTGCCAGATGAAGTTAAAGATGCGATTATTTATCTTTCTTCTCAATTACTGTCAGAAGAAGGATTAG
- a CDS encoding methyltransferase regulatory domain-containing protein, whose amino-acid sequence MPDEVKDAIIYLSSQLLSEEGLAYISYNVYPGWKSREIVRDLMLISSKNETNPIQKIITSKAALTNYIETIKDIDDQSVPSLCKNAQEVLDNPNDSYVFHEYLEDYNNPCYFEQFIQRVRKYNLDYLIDASILPSYNIRTQIVEGEDRIAREQINDFLFNRTFRASILTPKANAIKAKDSLNLVFAKTNLDKLEFFGQFTFEDNKIKDITGSAQYPESFTTITKELTENYPNTITTQYLIDKYPELKDIVHDQLLKLIAYASVNFTTHKLEKIKYEVGKSRLKNGYIQYFNYFANEEAPNLMPANILNGTLKLTPSHARFAVMFDGNNSVDEIIAAVKAYMQEYDLHFTQTQADGTEQKILDTDEIEKTCYTFINEIKATLELNYFFEYINH is encoded by the coding sequence GTGCCAGATGAAGTTAAAGATGCGATTATTTATCTTTCTTCTCAATTACTGTCAGAAGAAGGATTAGCTTATATTTCATATAATGTCTATCCCGGTTGGAAGAGTAGAGAAATCGTGCGTGATTTAATGCTTATTTCATCTAAAAATGAAACTAACCCAATACAAAAAATAATCACTTCTAAAGCTGCACTAACTAATTATATTGAAACGATTAAAGATATTGATGATCAAAGCGTACCATCACTGTGCAAAAATGCTCAAGAAGTGTTAGATAATCCAAATGACTCTTATGTATTTCACGAATATTTAGAAGATTATAATAATCCTTGTTATTTTGAACAATTTATACAACGAGTAAGAAAGTATAATCTGGATTATTTAATTGATGCTTCCATTCTACCAAGCTACAACATCAGAACACAAATTGTAGAAGGAGAAGATCGGATTGCACGTGAACAAATCAATGATTTTCTATTTAACCGCACATTCAGAGCAAGTATTTTAACTCCGAAAGCTAATGCCATTAAGGCTAAAGATAGTTTAAATTTAGTTTTTGCAAAAACTAATTTAGATAAATTAGAGTTTTTTGGGCAATTTACTTTTGAGGATAATAAGATTAAAGATATTACAGGAAGTGCTCAATATCCAGAAAGTTTTACCACTATCACCAAAGAATTGACAGAAAATTATCCAAACACCATTACCACTCAATATTTAATCGATAAATATCCAGAATTAAAAGACATAGTCCACGACCAATTACTTAAATTAATCGCTTATGCAAGTGTTAATTTTACAACTCATAAACTAGAAAAAATTAAGTATGAAGTAGGAAAAAGTCGTTTAAAAAACGGTTACATTCAATACTTTAATTATTTTGCAAATGAAGAAGCCCCAAACTTAATGCCAGCAAATATACTAAATGGTACGCTGAAATTAACGCCTAGCCATGCACGATTCGCTGTAATGTTTGATGGCAATAATAGTGTTGATGAAATTATTGCTGCAGTAAAAGCTTATATGCAGGAATATGACCTTCACTTTACTCAAACACAAGCTGATGGAACAGAGCAAAAAATTCTAGATACTGACGAAATTGAAAAAACTTGTTATACCTTTATTAATGAAATTAAAGCAACATTAGAACTAAACTACTTCTTTGAATATATTAATCACTAA
- a CDS encoding SAM-dependent methyltransferase has translation MNQVQQSYDRTPYLSMAYTESSIYKLEAIATFLGLKPASIEQARILEIGCAFGGNLIPMALANPDSEFIGIDISATQINHGKKIIQELGIKNIKLIQQDILNLAGSFRNATTPPPNCLFFKQNLII, from the coding sequence ATGAATCAAGTGCAACAATCCTATGATAGAACACCATATCTCTCTATGGCATATACAGAAAGTTCTATTTATAAATTAGAAGCAATCGCCACATTTTTAGGTTTAAAACCAGCCTCTATTGAACAGGCAAGAATATTAGAAATAGGCTGTGCATTTGGTGGTAATTTAATCCCTATGGCATTAGCCAATCCCGATTCTGAATTTATTGGTATAGATATTTCCGCCACTCAAATTAATCATGGAAAAAAGATTATTCAAGAACTGGGGATAAAGAATATAAAACTGATTCAACAAGATATTTTAAATTTAGCCGGTAGTTTCAGAAATGCAACTACCCCCCCCCCCAACTGTCTATTTTTCAAACAAAATTTGATTATATAA
- a CDS encoding methyltransferase regulatory domain-containing protein, translated as MNYASRDTTNDSRKLSLAKKVLKTYAKSMLQSDDAYRQKSFHPLLNETIESVLNNNNDSYILHEYLEEYNDPCYFTDFVTQARKYGLEYLIDALMIPTYVTFTNDFGHLDRIEKEQYGDFLCNRNFRASILTHPSNIPTTNQSLNLHFAHTDLDKLEFFGSFIIKDDHITNAAGTSKHPKSYATLAQELTAHYPNTITLKYLIDKYPEKKKEFYQQIACLISYSVIGFLKHKLETFDYEKGNVRLKPRYIKYFDYFARNENPFICLSNLLNNNVKLNASQAKFALMFDGINSKQDIINAAKKFMLDTKQYFIITRQDGSKYTITDPVEMDKTCNIFITEIMDTLKNHYFFEKF; from the coding sequence ATGAATTATGCCAGTAGAGATACTACCAATGATTCAAGAAAATTATCCTTAGCAAAAAAAGTATTAAAAACTTATGCAAAGAGTATGCTGCAATCAGACGATGCTTATCGTCAAAAATCCTTCCACCCACTGTTAAATGAAACAATAGAATCAGTATTAAATAATAATAACGACTCTTATATTCTGCACGAATATTTAGAAGAATATAATGACCCTTGTTATTTTACTGATTTTGTCACTCAAGCTAGAAAATACGGTTTGGAATATTTAATTGATGCATTAATGATTCCAACTTATGTTACCTTTACAAATGATTTTGGCCATTTAGATAGAATAGAAAAAGAGCAATACGGTGATTTTTTATGTAACCGTAATTTCCGTGCAAGTATATTAACTCATCCAAGTAATATTCCTACAACGAATCAAAGTCTAAATTTACATTTTGCGCATACTGACTTAGATAAACTAGAATTTTTTGGTAGTTTTATTATTAAAGATGACCATATTACAAATGCAGCTGGAACATCTAAACATCCAAAATCATACGCAACTTTAGCTCAAGAATTAACCGCACATTACCCAAATACAATTACACTAAAATATTTAATTGATAAATATCCAGAAAAGAAAAAAGAATTCTATCAACAAATAGCCTGTTTAATAAGTTATTCGGTCATAGGTTTTCTTAAACACAAATTAGAAACCTTTGATTATGAAAAAGGTAATGTCAGATTAAAACCTAGATATATTAAATATTTCGATTATTTTGCTCGCAATGAGAATCCTTTTATCTGTCTTTCTAATCTGTTAAACAATAATGTCAAATTAAATGCTAGCCAAGCAAAGTTTGCACTGATGTTTGATGGTATAAATAGCAAACAAGATATTATTAACGCTGCTAAAAAATTTATGCTTGATACTAAGCAATACTTTATTATCACTCGCCAAGATGGTTCAAAATATACTATTACAGATCCAGTTGAAATGGATAAAACCTGTAATATTTTTATCACTGAAATAATGGATACGTTGAAAAATCATTATTTCTTTGAAAAATTTTAA
- a CDS encoding MATE family efflux transporter, with protein MVLQSYKSQLIQLTRLAFPILIAQLAQNSMGLVDTIMAGQVSTDDMAAISISASIWLPLILFGQGLLLALPPTISYLNGSGKRHLIAHQIHQGMWIAFFISIPVMLISYYSEVIINTMKMDQHLADISINYLKAMAFGAFPYLLMITFRGLNDGIAKTMPAMIIAFIMLLLNIPLNYIFIYGKFGLPAYGAVGCGISTTILSWVGLFLILIYCYKTPSQKDLNVFHHFFELPHKKTLKKLLRLGIPIALAICSEIFLFRIISILIARYGANEIASHQIGLNTSSFIYMLPVSIAMATTILVGQSLGQHKPEQAKQFTNTALVLGLSVTVITAILVFSFRYQIAEIFVKDPVVIKMAAVLLIFEVIYQFPDAVQAITGGALRGYKDIKPILWVTLFSYCLVGLPVGYILGMTNLIVPNMMAKGFWIGFVLSLSLVAIMLYFRLKKIQAIPAEKLLADLDKIR; from the coding sequence ATGGTGCTACAATCCTATAAATCTCAATTAATTCAATTAACTAGACTGGCTTTCCCTATCTTAATTGCTCAACTTGCTCAAAATTCAATGGGATTAGTTGACACCATTATGGCAGGGCAGGTAAGTACTGATGATATGGCGGCAATTTCCATCAGTGCTTCAATTTGGCTACCTTTAATCTTATTTGGACAAGGATTATTACTCGCTTTACCACCAACAATTTCGTATCTCAATGGTTCGGGTAAACGGCATTTAATTGCCCACCAAATCCATCAAGGTATGTGGATTGCTTTTTTTATTAGCATTCCAGTTATGCTTATCTCTTATTATAGTGAAGTCATTATTAATACGATGAAAATGGATCAACATCTTGCTGATATCAGTATTAATTACCTAAAAGCAATGGCATTTGGTGCTTTTCCCTATCTATTAATGATTACATTTCGTGGCTTGAATGATGGTATTGCAAAAACAATGCCAGCAATGATTATTGCGTTCATTATGTTGTTACTCAATATTCCGTTAAACTATATTTTCATTTACGGAAAATTCGGTTTACCTGCTTATGGTGCGGTGGGTTGTGGCATTTCAACTACAATATTAAGCTGGGTTGGCTTATTTTTAATCCTTATTTACTGCTATAAAACTCCATCACAAAAAGATTTAAATGTTTTCCATCATTTTTTTGAACTACCGCATAAAAAAACATTAAAAAAATTACTTCGCCTTGGAATACCAATCGCTTTAGCGATTTGTAGTGAAATATTCTTATTCCGAATTATTTCAATCCTTATTGCTCGATATGGTGCAAATGAAATTGCAAGCCATCAAATTGGCTTAAATACCAGCTCTTTTATCTATATGTTGCCCGTCTCAATCGCTATGGCAACAACCATTTTAGTCGGGCAAAGTTTAGGGCAACATAAACCTGAACAAGCCAAACAATTTACCAATACAGCGTTGGTATTAGGTTTATCGGTTACGGTCATTACGGCAATTCTTGTTTTTTCATTCCGCTATCAAATTGCGGAAATTTTTGTCAAAGATCCTGTTGTTATCAAAATGGCAGCTGTTCTCCTGATCTTTGAAGTTATTTATCAATTTCCTGATGCCGTTCAAGCCATCACTGGTGGTGCATTAAGAGGATATAAAGATATTAAACCAATCCTTTGGGTTACCCTTTTCAGCTATTGTCTTGTCGGCTTACCAGTGGGCTATATATTAGGTATGACAAATTTAATTGTCCCAAATATGATGG